One Phaseolus vulgaris cultivar G19833 chromosome 11, P. vulgaris v2.0, whole genome shotgun sequence genomic window carries:
- the LOC137834368 gene encoding uncharacterized protein yields the protein MERGQRRGRLGQHEDEGVTSFFFSNFPTGVGEVEMFRVFQKWARVKDVFISRRLNKWGRRFGFVRFYGVRDAGRLERELDQLYVGNKKLFVNIPKYQRKMEEQSRLEGRLRTTPFRARQNEDSPDLKKVTAAGGEQRRKDIWVEKKGNRSYAEVATGTNTDQWKGVSFKTQQCVLPWMTESAVGKLRGGKNVDQLVEELE from the coding sequence ATGGAAAGAGGGCAACGCAGAGGCCGATTGGGTCAGCATGAAGACGAAGGGGTtacatcttttttcttttcgaACTTCCCTACCGGAGTTGGAGAGGTAGAAATGTTCAGGGTGTTCCAAAAATGGGCTCGCGTGAAGGATGTCTTCATCTCCCGAAGATTAAATAAATGGGGAAGGAGATTCGGTTTTGTGCGGTTCTACGGAGTGAGAGATGCGGGACGCTTAGAAAGAGAGTTGGACCAGTTATATGTAGGGAATAAGAAGCTCTTTGTGAACATCCCAAAGTATCAGAGGAAGATGGAGGAACAGAGTAGGTTAGAGGGGAGGCTTCGAACGACCCCTTTTAGGGCGCGGCAGAACGAAGATAGCCCTGACCTTAAGAAAGTCACGGCGGCAGGGGGAGAACAGAGAAGGAAGGACATATGGGTGGAGAAGAAAGGAAATAGGTCTTATGCAGAAGTTGCTACTGGTACAAATACAGATCAGTGGAAGGGGGTAAGCTTTAAAACACAACAATGTGTATTACCGTGGATGACTGAGAGTGCGGTGGGGAAACTTAGGGGTGGTAAGAACGTTGATCAGCTGGTGGAGGAGTTGGAGTAA
- the LOC137834375 gene encoding uncharacterized protein, whose product MGELEQSCKKLVIKIYSSCPQKCEGVCELKNKKGYAKTIWVDTKIPLQSGARNQEIRYKGCDERKKKERLRMECKKREKHAMAMDKHKKMQCWAMLKRLMVGRDAWIFKKSDLVVHKNVKKKTMSLRKLNQS is encoded by the coding sequence ATGGGAGAATTAGAACAATCTTGCAAGAAGCTGGTCATAAAAATTTATTCTTCATGTCCTCAAAAGTGTGAAGGTGTATGTGAATTGAAGAATAAGAAGGGTTACGCAAAAACAATATGGGTTGATACAAAAATTCCATTACAATCTGGTGCCAGAAATCAAGAAATTAGGTACAAGGGGTGTGatgagagaaagaagaaagaaagattgCGCATGGAGTGCAAGAAAAGGGAGAAGCATGCAATGGCAATGGATAAACACAAAAAGATGCAATGTTGGGCAATGTTGAAGCGTTTAATGGTTGGAAGAGATGCATGGATTTTCAAAAAGAGTGATCTTGTTGTCCATAAGAACGTGAAAAAGAAGACAATGAGTTTACGGAAATTGAATCAAAGCTAA